The following coding sequences lie in one Arachis stenosperma cultivar V10309 chromosome 5, arast.V10309.gnm1.PFL2, whole genome shotgun sequence genomic window:
- the LOC130980790 gene encoding uncharacterized protein LOC130980790, translating to MTCHHVPWSRFKTEFYEKYFLHALHTAKELEFTQLKQINMSVVDYTREFDNLCRFSKVCQGNPADYEEWKCAHYEKGLRRDIFNYVYPQKLTNFTELNKKSQFAEDYSMKWAVLQQGYGKTAPDEPHRAGLGICYKCGKSGNIARDCPHRKCRNVAESDTQT from the coding sequence atgacatgtcatcatgtccCTTGGAGTAGATTCAAGACGGAATTTTATGAGAAATATTTTTTGCATGCACTTCACACTGCAAAGGAGTTGGAGTTCACGCAACTGAAGCAAATAAATATGTCTGTTGTTGACTATACTCGTGAATTCGACAACCTATGTCGCTTCTCAAAAGTTTGTCAAGGAAATCCAGCCGactatgaggaatggaagtgtgctCACTATGAGAAAGGACTGAGGAGAGACATCTTTAACTACGTATATCCGCAGAAGCTAACGAATTTCACTGAATTGAATAAGAAGAGCCAATTTGCGGAAGATTACTCCATGAAATGGGCGGTGCTACAGCAAGGCTATGGAAAGACTGCTCCAGACGAACCGCATAGGGCCGGGCTAGGTATATGTTACAAGTGTGGGAAGTCAGGGAATATAGCTCGAGACTGTCCACATAGAAAATGTCGGAATGTAGCCGAATCTGATACTCAGACCTGA